ATAAATTTCGCTTTACCAACCGCTACGATTAAGATATCAGCTTGTTTAGTGATAGAGGATACATCAACTGTTTTACTGTGTACATATGTGACGGTCGCATTATTTTTTAACATCATTAAGCCCATCGGTTTTCCCACAATGTTGCTGCGACCAACTACAACAACATGTTTCCCAGCCACGTCAATTCCTTCAAAATGTAACATTTCCATAATTCCGTAGGGTGTGCAAGGTAAAAAGCTCTCTTCGCCTATGACGAACTTCCCAACATTAATTGGGTGAAATCCATCGACATCTTTTTCCGGGGAAATAGCATGAATGATTTTTGACTCATCGATATGACGAGGTAATGGAAGTTGTACTAAAATACCATGGACCGTGGGATCGTTATTCAATTCAACAATTTTATTCACTAATTCTAATTCTGTCGTAGATTCTGGCAATTCCAGTAACGCGGAATTCATACCTAATCGTTCAGACGTGCGTTTTTTGTTTGTGACGTATGTAATAGAAGCAGGATTATCCCCTACAATAATTACTGTTAGACCCGGTACTACACCTGATTGTTTTAACGTCTTTACTTGTTGTTCAATATCTGACTGGATGGACGATGCTATCTTTTTTCCATCTAATATATTGTTCACCATTCCACACACCAACTTTCAAGAATTATATCTGTTGTGAATTAGGATCAAGTTTTTCCTATTAAAAGGAACGTTTTTGGTTGAATAAAAACGGTTACTCTCCTTGAGAACTCTTTGGAATAAATTTAGATAAAACTCCATTAACAAATTTACTTGATTGTTCATCGCCAAATAGTTTAGATAATTCAATTGCTTCGTTCATCACTACTCTAGCTGGTGCATCTTCATTATAGGATAATTCATACACCGCTAAACGCAATACTGTGCGCTCAATTTTCGGTAATCGATCTAGTGACCAATTTTCTAAATTTGCTCGTAATTTTTCATCTATTTCTATTACATGTGATACCGTGCCTCTCACTAATTTTTCATAAAAGGAATCTGATTCTTCTCCCATTACATGAGAAATGGCCTCGTCCACTTGTAACTCTGAATTATCTAATTGGAAAAGCGTTTGGATCGCTTTTTCTCGTGCCTCGCGTCGTTTCATTCTATTTTCTCCTTTAACTTACATTCCATCCTATTTTAGCACACTATGTGCAAAACATCGGCATTTTACATGACTTTCTTTACAAAAAAATTCATCTGAGAAGACTCCAAAAAGCAGGTTACGTCTCTTCAAAAACACCTGTTTAGTTTCATTCCGTAAACGAATAGTATTCATGAATAAAAAACTGCAGTCAAGCTCACGGTTACTGAGTTTGACTGCAGTTGCTGATTCTTAAAAAAACTAATTTCACGACTGTTTTTGGAAAAAAGTATCTTTTTATTTATTGTTCAAGCGGTTCTTTTGGCTGATCAAATTGAATGGCAGCAACATGCACATTTACTTCCTTCGTTTCTAAAGAAGTCATGTCTTGGATTGCTTGTCTTACTTTTGTCTGAACTTCTTTCGCAACGGATGGAATGGAATACCCAAATGTAATGACGCAATAAATATCCACATATAATCCGTCCGTCA
The Paenisporosarcina cavernae genome window above contains:
- the folD gene encoding bifunctional methylenetetrahydrofolate dehydrogenase/methenyltetrahydrofolate cyclohydrolase FolD, which codes for MVNNILDGKKIASSIQSDIEQQVKTLKQSGVVPGLTVIIVGDNPASITYVTNKKRTSERLGMNSALLELPESTTELELVNKIVELNNDPTVHGILVQLPLPRHIDESKIIHAISPEKDVDGFHPINVGKFVIGEESFLPCTPYGIMEMLHFEGIDVAGKHVVVVGRSNIVGKPMGLMMLKNNATVTYVHSKTVDVSSITKQADILIVAVGKAKFITSEFVKDGAIVIDVGMNRDENGKLCGDVDFENVRNIASFITPVPGGVGPMTITMLMKNTLESAKKLST
- the nusB gene encoding transcription antitermination factor NusB: MKRREAREKAIQTLFQLDNSELQVDEAISHVMGEESDSFYEKLVRGTVSHVIEIDEKLRANLENWSLDRLPKIERTVLRLAVYELSYNEDAPARVVMNEAIELSKLFGDEQSSKFVNGVLSKFIPKSSQGE